In a genomic window of Oreochromis aureus strain Israel breed Guangdong linkage group 13, ZZ_aureus, whole genome shotgun sequence:
- the plek gene encoding pleckstrin, whose product MEPQEIREGFLVKKGTLLNSWRAVWVVLSEDGVDFYKKKTDRSPKGMIPLKGATLSSPCQDFVKRTLVFKITTEKKQDHFFQASHVEERELWVKDIKRAITCLEGGKKFARKSTRRSIRLPETVNLAALYTEMKNQDDGVKELKLEQQNRVFNHCFTGATVVDWLISKEKARNRPEALMLATGLMNEGFLQPAGDLSKEGAESGEQAAFLDDTKALYYFADSGFFCEGYSSDEDVLLKEEFRGNIIKQGCLVKQGHRRKNWKVRKFILRDDPAYIHYYDPAKADDPLGSIHLRGAVVTAVDYVPDAKKKDIDGNLFEIITADETHYFLQAATDQERREWIKAVQMVSKSGK is encoded by the exons ATGGAGCCACAAGAGATCAGAGAGGGATTCTTAGTGAAAAAG GGTACATTGCTAAATTCCTGGAGAGCAGTGTGGGTGGTGTTGTCAGAAGATGGAGTGGACttctataaaaagaaaacagaccgTTCACCTAAAGGGATGATCCCATTGAAGGGAGCAACACTGAGCAGCCCTTGTCAGGATTTTGTCAAGAGGACG TTGGTTTTCAAGATTACCACTGAGAAGAAGCAAGATCACTTTTTTCAAGCCTCGCAcgtggaggagagagagctTTGGGTCAAGGACATCAAGAGAGCCATTACCTGCCtcgaagggggaaaaaagtttgCCAGAAAGTCTACCAGACGCTCCATTCGCCTGCCTGAAACAGTCAACCTAGC TGCGCTGTACACAGAGATGAAAAACCAGGATGACGGCGTGAAGGAGTTAAAACTGGAACAGCAAAATCGAGTCTTCAACCACTGCTTCACCG GTGCGACGGTGGTAGACTGGCTGATTTCAAAGGAGAAGGCGAGAAATAGACCTGAGGCACTCATGCTGGCAACAGGGCTCATGAATGAGGGTTTTCTCCAGCCTGCAGGTGACTTATCAAAAGAGGGAGCAGAAAGCGGAGAGCAAGCAGCCTTCTTAGATGACACAAAAGCTCTCTACTATTTT GCAGACAGTGGCTTCTTTTGTGAAGGCTACTCCAGTGATGAAGATGTTCTTCTAAAGGAAGAATTCAGAGGAAACATCATAAAACAGGGTTGTTTGGTTAAACAG GGACATAGACGGAAGAACTGGAAGGTGCGAAAATTCATACTCAGAGATGACCCTGCCTATATACATTACTACGATCCTGCAAAG GCTGATGACCCTCTGGGCTCAATCCACCTCCGTGGGGCAGTGGTCACAGCTGTGGACTATGTGCCTGATG ccaaaaaaaaagatattgatGGCAACCTATTTGAGATCATCACTGCAGACGAGACTCACTACTTCCTCCAAGCTGCTACAGACCAAGAAAGAAGGGAGTGGATCAAAGCAGTACAGATGGTGTCAAAAAGCGGAAAATAA